A stretch of DNA from Vulpes lagopus strain Blue_001 chromosome 12, ASM1834538v1, whole genome shotgun sequence:
CAGGATGCGGCTCAGGTCCACACCGGGGGCTGCATCCATCTCCACGTTGATCTCACCACCCACCTGGCCTCTCAGGGCATTCATCTCCTGTGGCGGGGAGAGGGTTGTGGGTGTGGGCACTCGGCCTGTCCTGATCTCTTACTTCCAAACCTTCCCAGGCAAGCTCTCCAGACCCCTCCCAAGGAGCTCTCCTTCATTCTGCCTATCCtctaccctctgcccctcctgctgacTCTTGTTCATCTGCTCTGTATGGGCTCTGTCCCTACCATCAGACTGGGGGTTCCCTGAGGACAGGTTCTATGTCTCCTCCATTAGACCAAGGGTTCTCCAAagataaaatctaatttttaggCCTGTACCCCTAAAATATCCCCTCTAATTCCCAAATTCCCACATAGGGTCCAGGTTCAAAGGCTTGAGTTGAAGCAAAGAGACCTCCTCACCTATCCCTTGTCCTCATGAGGGAGGCCAGGATGGACAGAAGAGGTCTCTGCAGACGCTGGGAGGGTCCCCAGAAGCAGGTAAGCAAGATGGTACTTGGAGGAGGCTACCTTACATGGGGATCAGGGCTCCACAGACAGGGCAGCCCCATAAGGCAACCAGCCCtggagcacctgctctgtgctctTCCCATGGTCTCAGGCTTGGCAAAGCCCCAGAGTCCTGTGACCCTCTGCAGCCTCTATGACCTGCTGCCCTACCACCTCACCTCCTCATGGTTCTTTCGCAGGTAAGCCAGCTCCTCCTTGAGGTTCTCAATCTGCATCTCCAGGTCAGCTCTGGACAGGGTCAGCTCATCCAGCACCCTGCGCAGGCCATTGGTGTCAGCCTCCACGCTCACCCGCAGAGCCTGCTCCGTCTCAAACCTGCAAAAGGAACCAGAGACTTAGTCTTGATGCTTGGTGGTGCAGGTCCATGTCCTGGCCAAGGCTCTAAGAGCTTGTGAGGGTTGATAGGGGCAGAGGGGTGGAGTGGAACCAAACTGTAGCCCCAGGGCTGTAGGACCATGTAAGGCAAAGCCCCACCACCACTCTtggcttcctgcttctctctcttataccccctgcctctctctcctccttctccctgcctAAGCCCAGTGACCTTCAGAATTTGCTGCATTTGCCACATCTGTGACTAAGAGGTGGactcctccacccccagctcctgaCCCTTCCCACAGCAACTGTGGTCCTAGCGTGAGGAGGGGTGCCCCAGTTCCCCCCAGCCCACTGGCTAGGGCTCACTTGGTACGGAAGTCATCAGCGGCCAGGCGGGCATTGTCAATCTGCAGCAGGATGTTGGCATTGTCTACAGTGGCCGTGAGGATCTGGGGAGAACAGGAGAGTGGTAAGGTCATTGGTGGGGAGGAGCTCAGCCGGGaccagggttatgagatggatCTTCCTGCCCGGAGGCCAGGATGTGGCTGCCTTCTCCAGGAAGGCGTCTTTCCTGCCCAGCCTCTCACCTTTACTGGGCAGCAATTATCGGCAGAGGCGGGGCCAGCAGGAGTCTGATAGGCGAAAACTTGCCTCTCCTCCTCCggggccctgcctccccccacatGGACCCCCATGCTGGGGTTTGCCCTCAATCAGAACAGGTGGACAGACGGGAGTGCCCAACGAGGGAGACAAGAATGGTCCCTGGGGCAGTAGATGTCCCAGAATCCCAAAAAGTGGAGGAGAGGTAAACAatcccctcattttacagttggggaGATGGTGCCTAAGAGGCTCCCTCAGAAGGGGCCCTACAGGACCTCTCACCAAAGAAGAGTTCCAAATCAGAAGTCATGACCCTGGCTAGGCCTCAACCCCAGACTCCAGCGGGCAGCTCTGCCCTTGGAGGTTTGCTGAGTCCTATTCTTGAGGGGGTCagtgggagggatggggaagcCAGAAAAATCACCAAATAAGGCGCACAGAGGAATTTCCGAGGTCCCGccccctctctccacctcctcctccagcagGTGCCATCAGGAACTCACTAGCTGCCCTCACCCCACCATGGCCCAAAATACCCCCCTTGCTTCAAGAAGAGAAGTACCCACGTATCCAGCAGCCCCCGGAGCCCAGACTCTACATGCATCCACGCATCTTATCCAATTACCTGAGGTGCTGGCAGTAAGCCCTAcaatggggaaaccaaggctcaaagCAGTTCCATGAGGCCTGCTTTTCCCTGGCCCAGCTGCTGCCCCCCTCAAAGGGGAACATGCCACACAGTGGCTCCAAGGTGGGCTCCCTGAGACCAAGGCTCCCTGAGACCCTGTGACAGCCATCCAGGCTGACTCTGGGCCACAGTCaaggggaggagatggagaaggagaagtcATACGCCCCACAGGCCCTGCCCCACCAGCAGGCCCTACCTTGTTCTTCAGGTCCTCGATAGTCTGGTAGTAGTGGCTGTAGTCGCGGGCAGGCCCCGGGGCCTGCTTCTGGTACCAGTCGCGGATCTTCACCTCCAGCTCGGTGTTGGCCTCCTCCAGGGCACGCACCTTGTCCAGGTAGGAGGCCAGGCGGTCATTGAGGTTCTGCATGGTGGCCTTCTCCCCGCCCGCCAGCAGCCCATCAACACCTCCAAAGCTGCCACCGTAAGCACTGCCAGAGCCGAAGTTGTAGCAGCTAGAATAGCCACTGCCCCCCAGGACACTGCCCAGGCCCCCAGCAGACCCCAGCCTGCAGGAGCCGGCACCCAGGCTGCCAGACAGCCGACAGGAGGTGCGGGACGAgccgccccccagccccgagGAGCCCTTGATGGAGCTGGAGGAGGTGAACTGGCGGATGGTGGTGGTCATGGTGGCAGCAGCGGGCAGCAGGCAGGCACAGAGCGAGAGGGCTGGTGAGGAGGGAGACCCAAGGTGCGTGCTGCTGCCGGGGCTCGCCCGCGTCCTTTATAGGCCGCCAAGTGGGCGTAGCGATTACAACAGGATCGCTCCTCTGTTTCCATTCCCCTGAGCTTTCATCACTGCTGGCCGCCAGCCAGCTCCCAGGTGGCTgtgggccccctcccctcccaccatcGGGGCTGTGCCTCCCTTCTCCGAACCCTCGTGCTGGGTGTCTGCAGACGCGTGTGCGTGTCTCTGGTCTCAAGCCTGTCATCTGTGATTCAGGCAGGCCCTCCAGCTATGCTTTCCCATGACCTAATACGGAGAAGAGGAGAGATAGGACGTCACCGTCACCAGGCCCTCCCAGGCAGCTGCCACCCCAGCTCAGCCCACCTGGCCCCTGTGTCTGGTGGGGAAACTGGCTGGGGAACCAGGCAGCCCCCAGCCTGAGGGTGCTCTCCTCCaccacaccacacatacacacacacacacacacacacacacacacacacacacagactgagaCCCTGTCCCACCTTGGAAACTGGACCTAAATCCACTGGGCTCATCACACAATACAATGACCCTCAATTTaccaccccattttacagataaggaaactgaggctcagagagggacagTGCCCCACTGCCCCACCTAACCGCAGAACTGGGCTGGCAGGGTTCCTGCATCCTTTGTCCCCATTATTCCACAGCACCcacactccccactccccacaggGCCCCAGCACACTGCTCCCACTCTCTGCAGAACCCTGACACAAGGAAGCACTCCAGGAGCTGTGATTCCACCTGGCCAATTTTCTGACACTGACCCCATCCCTGGAAACCCTGGTGACCCAGGCTCCTCTCTAATCTCCCCCCACCATCCTCCTGTAGGGGAGTATCCTGGACGAGGGTGGGCAAAGAAGAGCTTGGCTGTAGATGGGACATGACAGCCTGGCAGGAGAGCATCCTGGTAAAAGGGGACTGGAAAAAACGGGGAGAGCCATGTCGCCTGCCACCCGTCTTATTGCTCCTATGCCAGAAGAGGCCTCAGGGTGAGGTGAGGGGCATATACCTCAAGCCTGAGCCCGCTGGAAATGTAGAGGACACTGTCTAAGGGTCTTCCTGGGAACCCCCAGCCAGTATTCCCCCCCCTCTCCCGCAGAGGCCCACACCAGGTCCCTGATGAGGCCCTTCAAGACTGGCCCTGTGCCACCCACAGCCCCACCCTTCCCTGCCCACCTGGGTCCCAGGGTCCCGGCAGGCCTGCTGGATAGAATGTGCTCATGTCTCAGAATGCGGATGGCTTCCACTTCCCAGACAGGCCCAGACAGCCCCAGCCAGCAGCTGAGAGAGATTCCCCAACAGCCCAGAGCT
This window harbors:
- the KRT17 gene encoding keratin, type I cytoskeletal 17; the protein is MTTTIRQFTSSSSIKGSSGLGGGSSRTSCRLSGSLGAGSCRLGSAGGLGSVLGGSGYSSCYNFGSGSAYGGSFGGVDGLLAGGEKATMQNLNDRLASYLDKVRALEEANTELEVKIRDWYQKQAPGPARDYSHYYQTIEDLKNKILTATVDNANILLQIDNARLAADDFRTKFETEQALRVSVEADTNGLRRVLDELTLSRADLEMQIENLKEELAYLRKNHEEEMNALRGQVGGEINVEMDAAPGVDLSRILSEMRDQYEKMAEKNRKDAEDWFFSKTEELNREVATNSELVQSGKSEISELRRTVQALEIELQSQLSMKASLEGSLAETENRYCVQLSQIQGLIGSVEEQLAQLRCEMEQQNQEYKILLDVKTRLEQEIATYRRLLEGEDAHLTQYKPKEPVTTRQVRTIVEEVQDGKVISSREQVHQTTR